The genomic region GGACAGAGGAAAAGCAATGGATGATATGAGAAGAATTTACGCATCCTATGGAGATAAACTCTGGGATAGATTAAGCATATTTTTAAGTTATGGCTGGCAGGGAACAAACGGATATCCAACTGATTTGAATGTTCAGACATCAAAGCCAACTACAGGAATTACTGGATATGAAATAACTTCAACAAGAGAGGGTAAAACAGCCTATTTAATTGGTGATAAAGGAGATAATCGTTGGTGGGATGATGGAATTACAATAAAAGCACAGTATGAATTCACAAAAGATACAAAAATAAATTTTGCCTTTATGAGAAACCGTTATGAATACAACTATGATGACCCTCATACATATTTAAGGGATGCTTCTGGCAATCCTGTATGGAAATATGGAAGTGTAAGTGAAAGTACATTTCTTCCAGGTGCTGGAGGGAGAATTCAGAATACATATAAGATTGGATTAGAATCAAATCTTTACAAAGACTTAAAAATGAAGCTGAATCTTTCATACCTTGATACAGAAAAAGACTGGTATGTAACAACTTTATCTCAGGCAACAAGGTCTGGATGTGGCTCAGATCCGACAAAATGTGGTTATGTATCAAATACTCCTGCAGAATCATACATGGCTGACTTACAGTTTAGTCTTCCAGTTTTTAACAATCAAATTCTTACTTTTGGTGGTTCCTTCAGGCACGGATATGCAGATACAAAGGAAAAGTATTTAAAAGACTGGAGAGACGAAGATTCAACAACAACCTTAAAGTACGAATCAAAGGGAAAGGATAGAACATACGCTATTTTTATTCAGGATGAGATAATGCTTCTCAATAATTTGACTGCTTATGTAGGTTTTAGAGAGGACTGGTGGAAAACCTATGATGGATATGTAAATGATGTCGGCAAAGCTGGTTATCCAAAGGATTATCCATCAAAGTCAAAATCCTCCTTTTCACCAAAGTTAGCTCTTGTTTATAAACCCTTTGATACAACAACTCTTCGTGGCTCAGTGGGAAAAGCATTCAGACCTCCAACAGTATATGAGCTTTACAGAACATGGACATCATCTACAGGAATTACATATGCTGCAAATCCTAATTTAGATCCTGAAACTGTTGTCTCATGGGATATTGGAGTTGAGCAAAAACTGTGGAAAGGTGCAAAAGTCTCTTTAACATATTTTGAGAACTACATGAAGGATCTAATTTATCGTAAAACAGTTACATCAAAATATCAGGAACTTGTTAATGTTGGAAAAGCTGAATCAAGGGGGGTTGAGTTTGAGATTGAGCAAAGATTTGAAAAATGGCTGAGATTATTCAGTAACTTTACATATACTGACTCTAAAATTAAAGAAAATGAAGCTAACCCAAAAACTGTTGGATGCAGACTTACATATACACCTCTGTGGAGAGCAAATATTGGGGCAGAGTTTGAAAAATCAGGATTTTCAGCCATGGTTATCGGAAGATATGTGGGTAAGTGGTTCAGTAATGATGATAACTCAGACTATGTCAACAATGTCTATGGCTCCTATGACCCATACTTTGTTGTTGATGGAAGAGTATCTTACCAGCTTACAAAGTTTGCAAAGCTGAGTTTCTCAGTGGACAATATCTTTGATAGAAAGTACTATCAATACTACAGAGCACCGGGAAGATCATGGTTTACAGAGCTTACATTAAACTTTTAGCTTTTTTAATTACATTAACATGGGTAGGGGCAACTTATGCCTCTACCTATACTGTAGTTGACAAGCTTGATAGAAAGATTACTGTTGAGGTTCCTGTGAAAAGAGCGGTGATTGTCATTTCTTATGAACTCATTCCTGCATTGAATATATGGAATCAAGTAGCAGGGGTATCCCGCTGGGCAGAGGAGCACTGTGATCTTTATAAAGCAATTGTTAAGACAAATCCTCAATTGAGAAAACCAACTGTAGGTGCAGGCTCTGATGTCAATGTTGAAGCAGTTCTTAAGCTTAATCCTGATATTGTGATTACTTGGACATACAATCCAAATACCATAAAATTTCTTGAAGAAAAAGGTATCAATGTAATAGGAATATATCCTGACAGCCTGAGCGAGCTTTATGAAGTAATGAGAATTCATGGAAAGCTTTTTGGAAAAGAAAAAAGAGCAGAGGACATTATTTCAGAGATGAAGAAAATTTTCAAGCTTATAAAAGACAGGGTATCAAAGATACCAATGAACAAAAGAAAAAAAGTTATACATCTTGGTGGAAAACCAACAACAGTTTCAGGTGCTGTTGGTGTTACAAATGATGTGATTGAGATTGCAGGTGGAGTAAATCCTGCCAACTCAATAAAGCAGAGGAATATGGATGTATCAGTGGAAAAAATTATTCAGTGGAATCCTGATGTGATTTTTATATGGGGCTCAGCAGGATACAATGAATCGTGGCTCTACAATAACTCT from Thermodesulfovibrio sp. 3907-1M harbors:
- a CDS encoding TonB-dependent receptor → MIFQTFLCIMFVLCLFLPVFAEEKDAKLEEIVVTATRTETSAESAPASVSIVTKEKIELKAPKSIDQTLNDVPGVFVRRGKGLMDTLSFITLRGIPDQKRTLILMDGVILNNPYTGNVKMGGYYPEDLERVEVVKGPFSSLYGGYAMGGVVNFITKMPEKREFTFKTGYGSSWDRGKAMDDMRRIYASYGDKLWDRLSIFLSYGWQGTNGYPTDLNVQTSKPTTGITGYEITSTREGKTAYLIGDKGDNRWWDDGITIKAQYEFTKDTKINFAFMRNRYEYNYDDPHTYLRDASGNPVWKYGSVSESTFLPGAGGRIQNTYKIGLESNLYKDLKMKLNLSYLDTEKDWYVTTLSQATRSGCGSDPTKCGYVSNTPAESYMADLQFSLPVFNNQILTFGGSFRHGYADTKEKYLKDWRDEDSTTTLKYESKGKDRTYAIFIQDEIMLLNNLTAYVGFREDWWKTYDGYVNDVGKAGYPKDYPSKSKSSFSPKLALVYKPFDTTTLRGSVGKAFRPPTVYELYRTWTSSTGITYAANPNLDPETVVSWDIGVEQKLWKGAKVSLTYFENYMKDLIYRKTVTSKYQELVNVGKAESRGVEFEIEQRFEKWLRLFSNFTYTDSKIKENEANPKTVGCRLTYTPLWRANIGAEFEKSGFSAMVIGRYVGKWFSNDDNSDYVNNVYGSYDPYFVVDGRVSYQLTKFAKLSFSVDNIFDRKYYQYYRAPGRSWFTELTLNF
- a CDS encoding ABC transporter substrate-binding protein, whose protein sequence is MVYRAYIKLLAFLITLTWVGATYASTYTVVDKLDRKITVEVPVKRAVIVISYELIPALNIWNQVAGVSRWAEEHCDLYKAIVKTNPQLRKPTVGAGSDVNVEAVLKLNPDIVITWTYNPNTIKFLEEKGINVIGIYPDSLSELYEVMRIHGKLFGKEKRAEDIISEMKKIFKLIKDRVSKIPMNKRKKVIHLGGKPTTVSGAVGVTNDVIEIAGGVNPANSIKQRNMDVSVEKIIQWNPDVIFIWGSAGYNESWLYNNSQWRFVKAVREHKVYKLPKWSTWSPRLAPVALYMAMKIYPEAFKDIDFEKIADSFYRKVFGISYYNVRQYEGY